In Tissierellales bacterium, a genomic segment contains:
- a CDS encoding histidine phosphatase family protein produces the protein MDIIFLRHGETEDNIKKVYSRKEATLSKKGRSEILGLKENIYSKSFRKIYVSPLKRTQETIELLELKGIEDSRIEEYNFGIFAGKSYEEIANIYFNETKLWSEDYINYEIPEGESLKNFYLRVVDFLGEITKKEKENILVITHEGVIKAALCWVFDNIQYFYKFKINNGGIITISINEGYKYIKVSQ, from the coding sequence ATGGATATAATTTTTCTACGTCATGGTGAAACTGAGGATAATATAAAAAAAGTATATAGTAGAAAAGAAGCTACACTTTCAAAAAAAGGAAGAAGTGAGATATTAGGATTGAAAGAAAACATATATAGTAAATCCTTTAGAAAGATATATGTAAGCCCTCTTAAAAGGACTCAAGAAACTATAGAATTATTAGAATTAAAAGGAATAGAAGACTCTAGGATAGAAGAATATAATTTTGGAATATTTGCGGGAAAATCCTATGAAGAAATAGCTAATATATACTTTAATGAAACTAAACTTTGGTCAGAAGATTATATTAATTATGAAATTCCAGAGGGAGAAAGTTTAAAAAATTTTTATTTGAGAGTTGTAGATTTTCTAGGAGAAATAACTAAAAAAGAGAAAGAGAATATCTTAGTAATAACTCATGAAGGAGTTATTAAGGCAGCTTTATGCTGGGTTTTTGATAATATTCAATACTTTTATAAATTTAAAATAAATAATGGCGGTATAATTACCATATCCATAAATGAAGGCTATAAATACATAAAAGTGAGTCAGTAG
- the cobS gene encoding adenosylcobinamide-GDP ribazoletransferase, whose protein sequence is MLWYTGENKMIKGLILSVQFLTRIPINIPVEFNEDNLSKSTFFFPFTGMIIGGISGLIYYLFLNINKDIASFLAVVSIIILTGGLHLDGISDTFDGFFSAREKERVLDIMKDSRAGTFGVVGVVLVILLKYITISSLNGKVPLYLALSCGNGRFMAAIIMSFGKNARSGGIGDMFSSSNPKKYALVGGTIYSIIVLLIDPLFLVSIITSLLAVLIITYKSYKIIEGFTGDVLGANIELCEIISLLTFLVMLSWI, encoded by the coding sequence ATGTTGTGGTATACCGGTGAAAATAAGATGATAAAAGGGCTAATACTTTCCGTTCAATTTCTTACAAGAATACCCATTAATATACCTGTAGAATTTAATGAAGATAATTTATCCAAAAGTACATTTTTCTTTCCTTTCACAGGTATGATTATTGGTGGTATTAGTGGTTTAATATACTATTTGTTTTTAAATATAAATAAGGATATAGCTTCTTTTTTAGCAGTAGTCAGTATTATAATATTGACTGGTGGATTACATTTAGATGGAATTTCTGATACTTTTGATGGTTTTTTTTCAGCCCGTGAAAAGGAAAGAGTTTTGGATATAATGAAAGATAGTAGGGCAGGAACCTTTGGAGTAGTAGGAGTAGTATTAGTTATTCTTTTAAAATATATAACTATTTCAAGTTTAAATGGAAAGGTTCCATTATATTTAGCATTATCCTGTGGAAATGGTCGGTTCATGGCAGCTATAATTATGTCTTTTGGTAAAAATGCTAGGTCAGGTGGTATAGGGGATATGTTTAGTAGTAGTAATCCAAAAAAATATGCATTAGTAGGTGGTACGATATACAGTATTATTGTACTTTTAATAGATCCATTATTTTTAGTATCAATAATCACCTCATTATTAGCTGTATTAATCATTACATATAAATCCTATAAAATTATAGAAGGTTTTACGGGAGATGTCTTAGGTGCTAATATCGAATTATGTGAAATAATCTCATTATTGACTTTTTTGGTGATGTTATCATGGATATAA